From a single Collibacillus ludicampi genomic region:
- the cyoC gene encoding cytochrome o ubiquinol oxidase subunit III: MSMTVDDVVSRSGDHGHHDHHDHDQEGMKILGFWIFLVSDCLLFATLFATFLVLRTHTAGGPTGKELFEIPGFTAETFALLTSSFTSGLAVMEMRRGNVKRLIGWLIVTALLGLVFVGLEIDEFVKMVSEGATMQRSAFLSAFFTLVGTHGCHVTLGLFWMTAIMFQLARYGINAVTQRKVFIACLYWHFLDVVWVFLFTVVYLMGVM, from the coding sequence ATGTCAATGACCGTCGATGATGTGGTTTCCCGTTCCGGTGACCATGGACACCATGATCATCATGACCATGACCAGGAAGGAATGAAAATACTCGGATTCTGGATTTTCCTTGTCAGTGACTGCCTTTTGTTCGCTACTCTTTTCGCAACATTTCTGGTGTTGCGTACACACACGGCCGGCGGACCGACAGGAAAGGAACTGTTTGAAATTCCCGGCTTTACGGCAGAAACATTTGCTCTGTTGACGAGTAGTTTCACGAGTGGTTTGGCCGTGATGGAAATGCGCCGGGGCAATGTAAAGCGGCTGATTGGCTGGCTCATCGTTACGGCACTTTTGGGTCTGGTGTTCGTCGGCCTTGAAATCGATGAGTTTGTCAAGATGGTTTCGGAAGGTGCAACCATGCAACGCAGTGCCTTCCTCTCCGCATTCTTTACATTGGTCGGTACGCACGGCTGCCACGTCACGTTGGGGCTTTTCTGGATGACCGCGATCATGTTCCAGCTTGCCCGTTATGGAATCAACGCGGTTACCCAAAGGAAAGTGTTTATCGCGTGTCTGTATTGGCACTTCCTTGATGTTGTATGGGTATTCCTGTTCACGGTTGTGTATCTGATGGGGGTGATGTAA